The Flavobacterium faecale genomic sequence TTGAAATTTATATTCAAATAATCAGGAGTTGGATTTGGATACAATGTGTAATTCACTTTCTTTAGATCCTCAAGACCTAAAACCAATTCTGGACTTTCGAATAAAGAATCGTATCCTGGCAATGTTCCATCATCCCACATTCCTGAATGAGGATGCCCCACAGGACCATCAGGACCATCTTCGCCATCATTGTCATACCATGCCGGTTTTACATTTTTAAATTCTTTGCACCAAGCCACAGCCTGATCTAGTAATTTTTGAACAATTTGTTCCCCATCTGGCTCTGCTTTTCGAACATCATTGGTTTCTCCAGGATCATTTACAACATTAAACAAACGCCATTTTCCTTTACCCCCTGTTTTAACGATTTTCCAAGGATAAGACATTACAGCTGCATTATGAAAACCATTTTGTGGTCTCATAATATAAGTTGCTTCTCCATTTGGACGTACATCTTCGCCTGCGATAAGTTTATCCATAATATCTTTTCCGTCGATAATTTTACTGTTCGAAAGTGTTCCTCCGGCTAAATTGACGATTGTAGGATATAAATCAAGAGAACTTACTTGGTAATTATAAATAGATGGCGTTGTAATTTTGTTTGGCCAATGAACAAACATGGGTACTTTATGTCCACCTTCTAAAACACTCCCTTTTAAAGCATCAAGAGGAAAGTTAACAGCACCTTTGCTATAGGTGTACCCACCATTATCACTCAAAAATATAATTACAGTATTATTAAAAACAGTAGGGTCCTTTTTTAATTCGGCAACAAGTTTACCTATGTTTGTATCTAGATTGGTAACCATTGTGGCATAAGTGATCCTATCTTGAACAAACTCTTCGATTTTAGCGGCACGAGCATCAGCATCCTTTATTTTTGTGATGGGGTTGGATTCGGTTATATACGTACTGTTTCTAACCAAATTTTCAAAATCAGGATTATTTTGTTTGAAAAGGGCAATTTCGCTTTGCGGAGCCTCAAGAGGGGTATGCGGCGCATTGTAGGCTAGATACATAAAAAACGGATCAGCCTTCAGCTTATTTTGAGCCACATACTGTATAGCATCATTGGTCAACACATCTGTCAAGTAATCTTCGTCACCTACATTACTAAATTCAGCACGATCAACATAGGCTCTATTACGCTGCAACGGATCTTGATATTCGTTTGTTGTTGGGTTACTCCCTCCTAGTCTTCTATAAAAAAGATCTTCATACCCACTTTCAAAATATCCTTTTCCTCCTCCTAAAAAACCAAAAAAGTAATCAAAGCCTTTATCTAGTGGCTGATACAATCCTTCAGCAAATCCTAGATGCCACTTACCAAAAGCAGCAGTATTGTAATTTGCTTCTTGAACTAATGTTGAAAAATAGGTCTCATTTGTTGGAATACCGAGCGTTGAAGTAATGTCGTTTGGCAAATTGTACTGCGCCCCTATCCTGTGTGGATACATACCCGTTAGGATTGCGGCTCTACTTGGGCCACAAAAGGGATGAGCTACGTGAGCATTTTTACAAATAATTCCGTTATTGGCCAAAGCATCGATATTTGGTGTTGGAATTACACCTCGATCAACAGGAAAAGATGCTGTATTGGTAGCCCTATTAAAACCTACATCTCCATACCCCAAATCATCAGCAAGAATGACTATAATATTTGGTTTGGTAGCTTTTGTTTGTGCCGTTTGACCGTAGTTACAAATGGAAAAAAGCAATAAAAAATTAATCTTAAAAATGGTGTGTAATTTTTTTAACATTTTGGTGGTTTTGGTTGTAATTAATAGTTTGCAAGAAAATGAAATACGTAATAAATTATTTATTTTTAGTGGTATCGATTTAGCACCGTCCGACTATGAAATCAATCAGCAATAAATCTAAAAACAAAAGAATAGGCTACAAAAAAGAATAATTAAAATCAATTTAGATTAATAATCTCGCACGGCTATAATCTATAATACAATGCGTTACATTAACTTGTTTTACAAATAAACACTATTATTAAACCAAAACACCCCTACAAATTACCCTTTACAAGCACTATTATAACATATTGCTGTAAAAGGCAAAATCATCAAAATAAAAAAGAGATCCCTTTCGGAATCTCTCAAATTATATATATGATGCTATTTATTGCTTACAAACTGTATTTATAACTTTTGGGTGTACTCCCCATAATTTGCTTGAATTGCTTATTAAAATTGGTAATTGACTTGTACCCTACCATATGGCTCACCTCTGATACCGGTAAATCTTCTTGTACTAAAAGTCTGGAAGCGTTCCGGATACGAACTTCATTTAAAAACTCGGTAAACGATTTATTGGTCATTCTTTTGAAAAAACGACAAAAAGAATTGGTAGTCATACATGCTATATCAGCTACATGTGCTAGGCTAATATAATCGGCATAATTATCTGAGATGAATTTTATCACCGTATCCAATCTACCAGAGTCATCTGTTGCTAATTGACTCATATCTGAAGAGGATAAAACCTCCCGTTCACTCGTTAATGACAACTTACGCAACAAATCAA encodes the following:
- a CDS encoding sulfatase-like hydrolase/transferase, which gives rise to MLKKLHTIFKINFLLLFSICNYGQTAQTKATKPNIIVILADDLGYGDVGFNRATNTASFPVDRGVIPTPNIDALANNGIICKNAHVAHPFCGPSRAAILTGMYPHRIGAQYNLPNDITSTLGIPTNETYFSTLVQEANYNTAAFGKWHLGFAEGLYQPLDKGFDYFFGFLGGGKGYFESGYEDLFYRRLGGSNPTTNEYQDPLQRNRAYVDRAEFSNVGDEDYLTDVLTNDAIQYVAQNKLKADPFFMYLAYNAPHTPLEAPQSEIALFKQNNPDFENLVRNSTYITESNPITKIKDADARAAKIEEFVQDRITYATMVTNLDTNIGKLVAELKKDPTVFNNTVIIFLSDNGGYTYSKGAVNFPLDALKGSVLEGGHKVPMFVHWPNKITTPSIYNYQVSSLDLYPTIVNLAGGTLSNSKIIDGKDIMDKLIAGEDVRPNGEATYIMRPQNGFHNAAVMSYPWKIVKTGGKGKWRLFNVVNDPGETNDVRKAEPDGEQIVQKLLDQAVAWCKEFKNVKPAWYDNDGEDGPDGPVGHPHSGMWDDGTLPGYDSLFESPELVLGLEDLKKVNYTLYPNPTPDYLNINFNSPISVVEIQIISTTGAIVRTVKGTDENKPRINVRSLPAGTYIVRVKADGKTTIEKMIKI